In Gigantopelta aegis isolate Gae_Host chromosome 6, Gae_host_genome, whole genome shotgun sequence, the following are encoded in one genomic region:
- the LOC121375874 gene encoding ankyrin-1-like, translating to MTTSDGDFNIEALMKAIYDDDFQTFDALLQSTASQNMTGHPLSLACARLREDMVMSLLSHGADPNTPSSHTLTYPLHMACTHECGNLNIVQRLLAAGADVDAQDFIGVTSLHLACTSGNTEVVELLLSRRANVLLKDIDQETALVRACYAGNLEIIKMLVAAGSDVNASQGLPVHSLIVSGKIYGNQLKPPLTILLDAGADLSCQGYIGRAANLGDLEKMLILKESGALVSIVDHSGLSALQLACYNETSDTEIIDLLLKWGVEVNVKGLEDNTALFTAVEQISLPRVKLLLSYGGTLGVDCTTFPYPTAYKHYYESNKKKKRNFITIIYLLLASGIKVSESEVDKLKHIITTWGPNLPRDQERVIKVLEQSLDRPPSLQDICRVSVRRLVKSPKDENMKYLNLPETVIERLSFREILA from the coding sequence ATGACAACATCGGATGGAGATTTCAACATTGAAGCACTTATGAAAGCCATCTATGATGATgattttcaaacatttgatgCTTTGCTTCAAAGCACAGCTTCTCAGAATATGACAGGGCACCCTTTGTCACTGGCTTGTGCAAGATTAAGAGAGGACATGGTGATGTCATTACTGTCCCACGGAGCAGACCCCAACACCCCATCTAGCCACACCCTGACATATCCACTCCACATGGCCTGCACACATGAATGTGGAAACCTAAACATTGTTCAGCGTTTGCTAGCCGCTGGTGCAGATGTTGATGCTCAAGATTTTATTGGAGTGACCTCCCTTCATCTAGCGTGTACTAGCGGAAACACAGAGGTTGTAGAATTGTTACTTTCAAGGAGAGCTAATGTGCTTTTGAAAGACATTGATCAGGAAACAGCTCTGGTGCGAGCATGCTATGCTGGTAATTTGGAAATCATCAAAATGCTTGTTGCTGCAGGCAGTGATGTGAATGCTTCTCAGGGTCTTCCCGTTCATTCCCTCATCGTCTCTGGCAAGATCTATGGAAACCAGTTGAAGCCTCCGCTGACTATTCTTCTTGATGCCGGTGCCGACTTATCTTGTCAGGGTTACATTGGACGAGCAGCAAACCTTGGTGATCTAGAGAAGATGTTGATACTCAAAGAGTCTGGAGCTCTGGTATCGATAGTTGACCATTCTGGTCTGTCTGCGCTGCAGCTCGCCTGTTACAACGAGACCTCAGACACTGAAATAATTGACCTGCTTCTTAAATGGGGCGTGGAGGTGAACGTAAAAGGACTGGAAGACAACACAGCCTTGTTCACCGCAGTGGAACAGATCTCTCTACCGAGAGTGAAACTGCTGTTATCATATGGTGGCACTCTTGGTGTGGATTGCACTACCTTCCCGTACCCTACAGCCTACAAGCATTATTACGaaagtaataaaaagaaaaagagaaacttcattacaattatatatCTGTTGCTTGCATCTGGCATCAAGGTTTCTGAAAGTGAAGTGGACAAACttaaacatattattaccaCATGGGGTCCAAATCTGCCCCGGGATCAGGAGAGGGTGATCAAGGTACTCGAACAGTCACTCGACAGGCCGCCATCTTTGCAAGACATTTGTAGAGTAAGTGTTCGACGTCTGGTAAAAAGTCCCAAGGATGAGaatatgaaatatttgaatCTGCCAGAGACTGTGATAGAGCGCCTTTCTTTTAGGGAAATCTTAGCATGA
- the LOC121375308 gene encoding ATPase family protein 2 homolog isoform X3, giving the protein MSKKRAKKSEWKECMVCTCIINDRDVTSHRDQCSASLHFSLQRAVHGFIRDSVIYGVASPLINIGLSLPHGILIYGPSGTGKTQLARSVGHDIGIHVENVAGPELWSKYFGETEAKLRNIFKSAHERAPSIIVIDELDALCPRRDTSQSDQEKRVVATLLTLMDGAAESSTLCVVLGVTSKPDVLDPALRRPGRFDREVEIGVPTADHRKEILSKLFVNVPHCLSDEDLTEIAETTHGFVGADLAALCKEAGLQAVKRLSSCSSSVKIDRTHMAHAVSVVQPSAMREVQLEVPKILWSDIAGQSELKMKLKQAIEWPLKNPEAFLRMGITPPKGLLMYGPPGCSKTMIAKALATESGLNFIAVKGPELFSKWVGESEKAVREVFKKARAAAPAIIFFDEIDALAVERGSSSGGSNVADRVLAQLLTEMDGVEQLSDVTIVAATNRPDMIDQALMRPGRIDRIVYVPLPDFETRQEIFQLLFKKMPIGPSVNLQLLATNTERYSGAEVTAVCHEAALCALQEDIGNETVEPRHFDRALGTVQPRINDKLIKFYNDYHKQSGLHTI; this is encoded by the exons ATGTCAAAAAAAAGAGCTAAGAAGTCTGAGTGGAAGGAATGCATGGTTTGCACGTGTATTATTAATGATCGTGATGTAACAAGTCACCGTGATCAGTGTTCTGCAAGCTTACATTTCTCACTTCAAAGAGCAGTTCATGGCTTCATCCGCGATTCTGTTATTTATGGTGTTGCTAGTCCATTGATTAACATAG GTCTATCATTGCCACATGGGATTCTCATTTATGGACCCTCTGGAACGGGCAAGACTCAGCTAGCAAGATCTGTAGGTCACGACATTGGCATCCATGTAGAAAATGTCGCTGGACCAGAACTTTGGAGCAA ATATTTTGGTGAAACTGAAGCAAAACTAcgaaatattttcaaatcagCTCACGAAAG AGCCCCCAGTATAATTGTTATTGATGAACTGGATGCACTTTGTCCACGACGCGACACTTCACAGAGTGATCAGGAAAAACGAGTCGTGGCCACGCTTCTGACCTTAATGGATGGAGCTGCTGAG TCAAGTACACTATGTGTGGTTCTTGGTGTGACCAGCAAACCTGATGTTTTGGACCCGGCTCTTCGAAGACCAGGCAGGTTTGACAGAGAAGTGGAGATTGGGGTACCTACAGCTGATCACAGAAAAGAG ATTTTATCGAAGCTGTTTGTGAATGTTCCTCACTGCTTGTCTGATGAAGATCTCACTGAGATAGCTGAGACGACTCACGGGTTTGTTGGAGCAGATCTTGCAGCTCTGTGTAAAGAAG CTGGTCTTCAAGCCGTTAAGAGACTGTCAAGTTGTTCATCATCAGTGAAAATTGACCGCACCCACATGGCTCATGCAGTCAGCGTGGTTCAGCCCAGCGCCATGAGAGAGGTCCAGCTCGAAGTACCAAAG ATTTTGTGGTCTGACATAGCAGGGCAGTCCGAGTTGAAGATGAAGTTAAAACAAGCCATAGAGTGGCCCCTGAAGAACCCTGAAGCATTCCTCAGGATGGGGATCACACCCCCTAAAGGTCTGCTTATGTATGGACCTCCAGGCTGTTCCAAAACCATGATTGCTAAAGCTCTGGCAACCGAGAGTGGACTTAACTTCATAGCTGTCAAG GGTCCCGAGTTGTTCAGCAAGTGGGTTGGTGAGTCTGAGAAAGCTGTTCGAGAAGTATTCAAGAAGGCCAGGGCCGCTGCTCCCGCCATCATCTTCTTTGACGAGATCGATGCTCTGGCTGTTGAACGGGGGAG TTCGTCCGGTGGTAGTAATGTTGCTGACCGCGTCCTGGCTCAGCTTCTCACCGAGATGGACGGTGTTGAGCAACTGTCTGACGTCACCATCGTCGCCGCCACCAACAGACCAGACATGATAGACCAG GCGTTGATGCGACCAGGCAGAATAGACCGGATTGTGTATGTACCCCTGCCTGATTTTGAGACCAGGCAGGAAATATTCCAGCTACTGTTCAAGAAGATGCCCATTGGACCAAGTGTTAATTTACAACTGCTTGCAACAAACACAGAAAGATATTCGGGTGCCGag GTGACGGCGGTGTGTCATGAAGCAGCTCTGTGTGCTCTACAGGAGGACATCGGTAACGAGACGGTGGAACCACGACACTTCGACAGAGCTCTTGGAACCGTGCAGCCTCGAATCAATGACAAGCTTATCAAGTTTTACAATGATTACCACAAACAGAGTGGATTACACACTATCTGA
- the LOC121375308 gene encoding ATPase family protein 2 homolog isoform X2, giving the protein MSKKRAKKSEWKECMVCTCIINDRDVTSHRDQCSASLHFSLQRAVHGFIRDSVIYGVASPLINIDLNVPKYCKDKIVVLNPSMMLFCGLSVGKPCVVENKVVRWAWPYNSGPPTAVLIDTDLMILIGCSKGDIVTVESLHDEDIFAAEVILECCEHCEWKEFYSNQDFTNYIKLKTVNTYITRGGIFKISYFGQECIFTVVSLGEKKPATAGIKLGTDSTNQQDLSDSLASLDISSTSEPDDQSDRDVSNLDQSSTSLDNNCNNPAESSRTPDGKRQEMTNYKTPDVHKIKSTRSQQRKFYKVCDSTTFCVLSLDSSKKFEEKIVQNRLKMLGGLTLQIKMIRDMIELPLTKPDLFRSYGLSLPHGILIYGPSGTGKTQLARSVGHDIGIHVENVAGPELWSKYFGETEAKLRNIFKSAHERAPSIIVIDELDALCPRRDTSQSDQEKRVVATLLTLMDGAAESSTLCVVLGVTSKPDVLDPALRRPGRFDREVEIGVPTADHRKEILSKLFVNVPHCLSDEDLTEIAETTHGFVGADLAALCKEAGLQAVKRLSSCSSSVKIDRTHMAHAVSVVQPSAMREVQLEVPKILWSDIAGQSELKMKLKQAIEWPLKNPEAFLRMGITPPKGLLMYGPPGCSKTMIAKALATESGLNFIAVKGPELFSKWVGESEKAVREVFKKARAAAPAIIFFDEIDALAVERGSSSGGSNVADRVLAQLLTEMDGVEQLSDVTIVAATNRPDMIDQALMRPGRIDRIVYVPLPDFETRQEIFQLLFKKMPIGPSVNLQLLATNTERYSGAEVTAVCHEVIFGLCVS; this is encoded by the exons ATGTCAAAAAAAAGAGCTAAGAAGTCTGAGTGGAAGGAATGCATGGTTTGCACGTGTATTATTAATGATCGTGATGTAACAAGTCACCGTGATCAGTGTTCTGCAAGCTTACATTTCTCACTTCAAAGAGCAGTTCATGGCTTCATCCGCGATTCTGTTATTTATGGTGTTGCTAGTCCATTGATTAACATAG accTGAATGTTCCAAAATATTGCAAAGACAAAATAGTTGTTTTAAACCCAAGCATGATGCTGTTTTGTGGATTGTCGGTTGGTAAACCTTGTGTTGTAGAAAACAAGGTGGTTAGATGGGCGTGGCCATATAATTCTGGTCCACCCACAGCTGTGTTGATTGACACTGATCTCATGATTTTAATTGGCTGTTCTAAAGGTGATATAGTAACTGTTGAGTCCTTGCATGATGAAGATATTTTTGCTGCAGAAGTTATTTTAGAATGTTG TGAGCATTGTGAATGGAAAGAGTTTTATTCCAATCAAgattttacaaattacattaaacttaaaacag TTAACACATACATTACCAGAGGAGGCATCTTTAAGATATCATATTTTGGACAAGAGTGTATATTTACAGTTGTTTCTCTGGGtgagaagaaacctgcaacAGCTGGTATAAAACTTGGCACTGATTCCACCAACCAGCAAGATCTGTCAGATAGTCTGGCAAGCTTGGATATTTCTAGCACATCAGAACCAGATGACCAGTCAGACAGAGATGTTTCAAATTTGGACCAATCATCAACTAGTTTAGATAACAATTGCAATAACCCTGCAGAAAGTTCGAGAACACCAGATGGCAAGAGACAGGAGATGACCAACTACAAAACTCCAGATGTTCACAAAATAAAGTCAACTCGGTCACAACAAAGGaagttttataaagtttgtGATAGTACAACATTCTGCGTACTGAGTCTAGATTCATCAAAAAAATTTGAGGAGAAGATTGTACAGAATAGACTGAAGATGCTTGGTGGTCTCACGCTACAAATAAAGATGATACGAGACATGATTGAACTTCCACTGACTAAACCAGATCTTTTTAGATCATATG GTCTATCATTGCCACATGGGATTCTCATTTATGGACCCTCTGGAACGGGCAAGACTCAGCTAGCAAGATCTGTAGGTCACGACATTGGCATCCATGTAGAAAATGTCGCTGGACCAGAACTTTGGAGCAA ATATTTTGGTGAAACTGAAGCAAAACTAcgaaatattttcaaatcagCTCACGAAAG AGCCCCCAGTATAATTGTTATTGATGAACTGGATGCACTTTGTCCACGACGCGACACTTCACAGAGTGATCAGGAAAAACGAGTCGTGGCCACGCTTCTGACCTTAATGGATGGAGCTGCTGAG TCAAGTACACTATGTGTGGTTCTTGGTGTGACCAGCAAACCTGATGTTTTGGACCCGGCTCTTCGAAGACCAGGCAGGTTTGACAGAGAAGTGGAGATTGGGGTACCTACAGCTGATCACAGAAAAGAG ATTTTATCGAAGCTGTTTGTGAATGTTCCTCACTGCTTGTCTGATGAAGATCTCACTGAGATAGCTGAGACGACTCACGGGTTTGTTGGAGCAGATCTTGCAGCTCTGTGTAAAGAAG CTGGTCTTCAAGCCGTTAAGAGACTGTCAAGTTGTTCATCATCAGTGAAAATTGACCGCACCCACATGGCTCATGCAGTCAGCGTGGTTCAGCCCAGCGCCATGAGAGAGGTCCAGCTCGAAGTACCAAAG ATTTTGTGGTCTGACATAGCAGGGCAGTCCGAGTTGAAGATGAAGTTAAAACAAGCCATAGAGTGGCCCCTGAAGAACCCTGAAGCATTCCTCAGGATGGGGATCACACCCCCTAAAGGTCTGCTTATGTATGGACCTCCAGGCTGTTCCAAAACCATGATTGCTAAAGCTCTGGCAACCGAGAGTGGACTTAACTTCATAGCTGTCAAG GGTCCCGAGTTGTTCAGCAAGTGGGTTGGTGAGTCTGAGAAAGCTGTTCGAGAAGTATTCAAGAAGGCCAGGGCCGCTGCTCCCGCCATCATCTTCTTTGACGAGATCGATGCTCTGGCTGTTGAACGGGGGAG TTCGTCCGGTGGTAGTAATGTTGCTGACCGCGTCCTGGCTCAGCTTCTCACCGAGATGGACGGTGTTGAGCAACTGTCTGACGTCACCATCGTCGCCGCCACCAACAGACCAGACATGATAGACCAG GCGTTGATGCGACCAGGCAGAATAGACCGGATTGTGTATGTACCCCTGCCTGATTTTGAGACCAGGCAGGAAATATTCCAGCTACTGTTCAAGAAGATGCCCATTGGACCAAGTGTTAATTTACAACTGCTTGCAACAAACACAGAAAGATATTCGGGTGCCGag GTGACGGCGGTGTGTCATGAAGTGATTTTTGGGTTATGTGTGTCGTGA
- the LOC121375308 gene encoding ATPase family protein 2 homolog isoform X1, with protein MSKKRAKKSEWKECMVCTCIINDRDVTSHRDQCSASLHFSLQRAVHGFIRDSVIYGVASPLINIDLNVPKYCKDKIVVLNPSMMLFCGLSVGKPCVVENKVVRWAWPYNSGPPTAVLIDTDLMILIGCSKGDIVTVESLHDEDIFAAEVILECCEHCEWKEFYSNQDFTNYIKLKTVNTYITRGGIFKISYFGQECIFTVVSLGEKKPATAGIKLGTDSTNQQDLSDSLASLDISSTSEPDDQSDRDVSNLDQSSTSLDNNCNNPAESSRTPDGKRQEMTNYKTPDVHKIKSTRSQQRKFYKVCDSTTFCVLSLDSSKKFEEKIVQNRLKMLGGLTLQIKMIRDMIELPLTKPDLFRSYGLSLPHGILIYGPSGTGKTQLARSVGHDIGIHVENVAGPELWSKYFGETEAKLRNIFKSAHERAPSIIVIDELDALCPRRDTSQSDQEKRVVATLLTLMDGAAESSTLCVVLGVTSKPDVLDPALRRPGRFDREVEIGVPTADHRKEILSKLFVNVPHCLSDEDLTEIAETTHGFVGADLAALCKEAGLQAVKRLSSCSSSVKIDRTHMAHAVSVVQPSAMREVQLEVPKILWSDIAGQSELKMKLKQAIEWPLKNPEAFLRMGITPPKGLLMYGPPGCSKTMIAKALATESGLNFIAVKGPELFSKWVGESEKAVREVFKKARAAAPAIIFFDEIDALAVERGSSSGGSNVADRVLAQLLTEMDGVEQLSDVTIVAATNRPDMIDQALMRPGRIDRIVYVPLPDFETRQEIFQLLFKKMPIGPSVNLQLLATNTERYSGAEVTAVCHEAALCALQEDIGNETVEPRHFDRALGTVQPRINDKLIKFYNDYHKQSGLHTI; from the exons ATGTCAAAAAAAAGAGCTAAGAAGTCTGAGTGGAAGGAATGCATGGTTTGCACGTGTATTATTAATGATCGTGATGTAACAAGTCACCGTGATCAGTGTTCTGCAAGCTTACATTTCTCACTTCAAAGAGCAGTTCATGGCTTCATCCGCGATTCTGTTATTTATGGTGTTGCTAGTCCATTGATTAACATAG accTGAATGTTCCAAAATATTGCAAAGACAAAATAGTTGTTTTAAACCCAAGCATGATGCTGTTTTGTGGATTGTCGGTTGGTAAACCTTGTGTTGTAGAAAACAAGGTGGTTAGATGGGCGTGGCCATATAATTCTGGTCCACCCACAGCTGTGTTGATTGACACTGATCTCATGATTTTAATTGGCTGTTCTAAAGGTGATATAGTAACTGTTGAGTCCTTGCATGATGAAGATATTTTTGCTGCAGAAGTTATTTTAGAATGTTG TGAGCATTGTGAATGGAAAGAGTTTTATTCCAATCAAgattttacaaattacattaaacttaaaacag TTAACACATACATTACCAGAGGAGGCATCTTTAAGATATCATATTTTGGACAAGAGTGTATATTTACAGTTGTTTCTCTGGGtgagaagaaacctgcaacAGCTGGTATAAAACTTGGCACTGATTCCACCAACCAGCAAGATCTGTCAGATAGTCTGGCAAGCTTGGATATTTCTAGCACATCAGAACCAGATGACCAGTCAGACAGAGATGTTTCAAATTTGGACCAATCATCAACTAGTTTAGATAACAATTGCAATAACCCTGCAGAAAGTTCGAGAACACCAGATGGCAAGAGACAGGAGATGACCAACTACAAAACTCCAGATGTTCACAAAATAAAGTCAACTCGGTCACAACAAAGGaagttttataaagtttgtGATAGTACAACATTCTGCGTACTGAGTCTAGATTCATCAAAAAAATTTGAGGAGAAGATTGTACAGAATAGACTGAAGATGCTTGGTGGTCTCACGCTACAAATAAAGATGATACGAGACATGATTGAACTTCCACTGACTAAACCAGATCTTTTTAGATCATATG GTCTATCATTGCCACATGGGATTCTCATTTATGGACCCTCTGGAACGGGCAAGACTCAGCTAGCAAGATCTGTAGGTCACGACATTGGCATCCATGTAGAAAATGTCGCTGGACCAGAACTTTGGAGCAA ATATTTTGGTGAAACTGAAGCAAAACTAcgaaatattttcaaatcagCTCACGAAAG AGCCCCCAGTATAATTGTTATTGATGAACTGGATGCACTTTGTCCACGACGCGACACTTCACAGAGTGATCAGGAAAAACGAGTCGTGGCCACGCTTCTGACCTTAATGGATGGAGCTGCTGAG TCAAGTACACTATGTGTGGTTCTTGGTGTGACCAGCAAACCTGATGTTTTGGACCCGGCTCTTCGAAGACCAGGCAGGTTTGACAGAGAAGTGGAGATTGGGGTACCTACAGCTGATCACAGAAAAGAG ATTTTATCGAAGCTGTTTGTGAATGTTCCTCACTGCTTGTCTGATGAAGATCTCACTGAGATAGCTGAGACGACTCACGGGTTTGTTGGAGCAGATCTTGCAGCTCTGTGTAAAGAAG CTGGTCTTCAAGCCGTTAAGAGACTGTCAAGTTGTTCATCATCAGTGAAAATTGACCGCACCCACATGGCTCATGCAGTCAGCGTGGTTCAGCCCAGCGCCATGAGAGAGGTCCAGCTCGAAGTACCAAAG ATTTTGTGGTCTGACATAGCAGGGCAGTCCGAGTTGAAGATGAAGTTAAAACAAGCCATAGAGTGGCCCCTGAAGAACCCTGAAGCATTCCTCAGGATGGGGATCACACCCCCTAAAGGTCTGCTTATGTATGGACCTCCAGGCTGTTCCAAAACCATGATTGCTAAAGCTCTGGCAACCGAGAGTGGACTTAACTTCATAGCTGTCAAG GGTCCCGAGTTGTTCAGCAAGTGGGTTGGTGAGTCTGAGAAAGCTGTTCGAGAAGTATTCAAGAAGGCCAGGGCCGCTGCTCCCGCCATCATCTTCTTTGACGAGATCGATGCTCTGGCTGTTGAACGGGGGAG TTCGTCCGGTGGTAGTAATGTTGCTGACCGCGTCCTGGCTCAGCTTCTCACCGAGATGGACGGTGTTGAGCAACTGTCTGACGTCACCATCGTCGCCGCCACCAACAGACCAGACATGATAGACCAG GCGTTGATGCGACCAGGCAGAATAGACCGGATTGTGTATGTACCCCTGCCTGATTTTGAGACCAGGCAGGAAATATTCCAGCTACTGTTCAAGAAGATGCCCATTGGACCAAGTGTTAATTTACAACTGCTTGCAACAAACACAGAAAGATATTCGGGTGCCGag GTGACGGCGGTGTGTCATGAAGCAGCTCTGTGTGCTCTACAGGAGGACATCGGTAACGAGACGGTGGAACCACGACACTTCGACAGAGCTCTTGGAACCGTGCAGCCTCGAATCAATGACAAGCTTATCAAGTTTTACAATGATTACCACAAACAGAGTGGATTACACACTATCTGA